From a region of the Sander lucioperca isolate FBNREF2018 chromosome 8, SLUC_FBN_1.2, whole genome shotgun sequence genome:
- the LOC116043193 gene encoding uncharacterized protein C21orf62 homolog, which translates to MEMSPNTVSSVSLPWSLWLLFFLTPVTQTTSSAPSSETSLLVNTTLLFDSDAPGNNLRNCSCTTPVRDCDEALANSLCRCHTVLRSALPTAGLREPGPLTVWVKELWVLEELLNRSTVGHLQLSFCGVKPMESQYLALLGLQTLKIHSAAPEAPYPNQEITISPAAGVAVELEALSFDFSSSFNVTFLDITVLNGLSALKAYSVVGPAAHTLSQQFPHLALPLSLALPPSATSDHPTEPSEQAAEPPHNHNLLFTFVY; encoded by the coding sequence ATGGAGATGTCTCCAAAcactgtctcctctgtctcgtTGCCATGGTCACTGTGGTTGCTGTTCTTTCTGACCCCCGTCACCCAGACAACAAGCTCTGCCCCCTCATCTGAAACGTCGCTGCTGGTCAACACCACGCTGCTGTTTGACAGCGACGCCCCGGGCAACAACCTGCGGAACTGCAGCTGCACCACCCCCGTCCGGGACTGCGACGAGGCTCTGGCCAACTCGCTGTGCAGATGCCACACCGTTTTGCGCTCCGCTCTGCCCACTGCTGGGCTCAGAGAGCCTGGACCACTCACCGTGTGGGTAAAGGAGCTCTGGGTCCTGGAGGAGCTGCTGAACAGGAGCACGGTTGGCCATTTGCAGTTGTCTTTTTGTGGAGTAAAGCCAATGGAAAGTCAGTACCTGGCTCTGCTAGGTCTGCAGACCCTCAAGATCCACAGTGCAGCACCAGAAGCTCCCTACCCCAACCAGGAAATTACAATCTCCCCAGCAGCAGGGGTTGCAGTGGAGCTAGAGGCCCTCTCCTTTGACTTCTCCTCTTCCTTCAATGTGACCTTCCTGGATATAACAGTTCTCAATGGCCTCTCTGCCCTGAAGGCATATAGTGTGGTTGGACCAGCTGCTCACACCCTCTCCCAGCAGTTCCCCCACCTGGCCTTGCCCCTTTCTCTGGCTCTCCCACCCTCTGCTACTTCTGATCACCCTACGGAGCCCAGTGAGCAGGCTGCAGAGCCTCCGCACAATCACAATCtgctttttacttttgtctacTAA